Within Elusimicrobiota bacterium, the genomic segment TTGACCGGCGCCTATTCATTGGAACGACGTTCCAATGATACATCGGTCAAGAAATACGGCGTTTTTTTCCGGCAGGCCTATTGATTTAGCCGGCGTTTGAGATTTCGCCCGTCTGGGCGTTGTAGCGCCAGCGGCGGCCGAATGGATCAAGCAGCACGCCTTTTTCTATTTTCCCCCACCAGTCGAGGTAGGGCTTTTCTTCCGGGTTCCCAGGGCGGCGGTATTTCTCATAAAGCAAATGCTCGATGGCCAAAGGCAGTTTGCCCGTGCTTTGCCGGTAGAGTTCGAGCGTTTTCCTAAGGATCTCAAGTTGAAGCCGCATGATCTCTTCTTTGCGCCGCCGGCGCCGGCTCCTTAAAAAGGCCAAGATGGCGGCCGAGCAAATAAAAGCGGCGGCTAGAAGCAAAAATATTTTGGAGCGGGAGATTTGCGCCAATTCGAGAACTTGAGCGCGCGTAAAGTGTTCGTCGGCGCGGCGGCGATCGCCTAAACCCAGATAGGCCCGGCCGATGCCTTTGTGCGAGGCGATGTCGTTGGAGTTGACGTCCAAGGCTTTTTTGAAATGTTCGATGCTGCGCGCAAAATCATTGTTCCAAAGGGCCAAATGACCCAGACCTTGATGAGCCTGGTCGCTGCGCGGGTTTTTCTTTAAAATTTCTTCGTATTGTTGAACGGCCGACGCTTGGTCGCCTTTCCAAGCGAGCGCCCGGGCTATGCCGATTTCGGCGTCGACGTATCCGGGCTCCTTGTCGAGAATGCGGCGATAGACGGTTATGGATTCATCGAAACGCCCGTCCCAAGCCAGGTAATTGCCCAATTGATAGGCGGCGTCGAGATTCGTGGGGTCCTGGCCGATGATTTGTTGATGGCGGTTGATTTCGGTGTCGTATTGGCCGGCTTCAAGGGCCGGGACGAGGAGAAAGAAGGCCAATGCCGTGATCAGCGTCATGCTGTTTTGAATTTTTGGCGTTTGAATTTTCCCCATGTCTGGCTTCCTAGAAGGAAATCTTTGAATCCTTGAAGCTGGTAAAAAAGTTGCAATTGGCGATAGCCGAGCATGGACAAGGCCGCATAGATGATTAATTTTAGGGCATTCTTAAGGCCGCGGTAGCGAAATAACGACAGCGCCTCTTGTTGTTCGAACCCCC encodes:
- a CDS encoding tetratricopeptide repeat protein, yielding MGKIQTPKIQNSMTLITALAFFLLVPALEAGQYDTEINRHQQIIGQDPTNLDAAYQLGNYLAWDGRFDESITVYRRILDKEPGYVDAEIGIARALAWKGDQASAVQQYEEILKKNPRSDQAHQGLGHLALWNNDFARSIEHFKKALDVNSNDIASHKGIGRAYLGLGDRRRADEHFTRAQVLELAQISRSKIFLLLAAAFICSAAILAFLRSRRRRRKEEIMRLQLEILRKTLELYRQSTGKLPLAIEHLLYEKYRRPGNPEEKPYLDWWGKIEKGVLLDPFGRRWRYNAQTGEISNAG